The bacterium genome segment CTGCGACGTGGTGGCGGTCGGTCCGGACGCGGGCGCGGGCCAGCGCCCGGGCCGGGCGGAGCGGGGCCTGCCGGCGTCCACCGCCGCGCCTTACGCGCCAAGTCCTTCGAAGAGCGCCGTCGAGAGGTAGCGCTCGGCCAGATCCGGGAGGATCGTCACGATCGTCTTGCCCGCGAATTCCGGCTGCCGGGCGAGCCTCGCGGCGACGGCCGCCGCCGCCCCCGACGAGATGCCGACGAGGAGCCCCTCCTCGCGCGCAAGCCGCCGCGCGTACTCGATCGCCTCCGCGCTCTCGACCTGCTCGACGCGGTCGACGACCGACAGATCGAGCGTTTCCGGGATGAAGCCGGCGCCGATGCCCTGGATCTTGTGCGGGCCCGGCTTGAGCGGCTGGCCGGCGAGCTTCTGGGTGATCACCGGGCTCTCCTTCGGCTCGACGGCGACCGAGACGATCTTCCTGCCCCTGACGTTCTTGAGGTAGCGCGAGACGCCGCTGATCGTGCCGCCGGTGCCGACACCCGAGACCAGCACGTCGATCCCGCCGTCGGTGTCGTTCCAGATCTCGGGACCCGTGGTCTGCTCGTGGATCGCGGGGTTCGCCGCGTTCCTGAACTGCTGCGGCAGGAACCAGCGCTTGCGGTCGGACGCGGCGATCTCCTCGGCCCGCGCGACCGCCCCCTTCATCCCCTCGGCGCCCGGCGTGAGGATCAGGTTCGCCCCGAGCGCCGCGAGCACGCGCCGCCGCTCGATGCTGAAGGTCTCGGGCATGGTCAGCGTCAGCCGGTAGCCGCGCGCCGCGCAGACGAACGCCAGGGCAATGCCGGTGTTGCCGCTCGTGGGCTCGATGATCTCGATGCCCGGCTTGAGCACGCCGCGCTTCTCGGCGTCCCAGATCATGTTCGCGCCGATGCGGCACTTGACCGAATACGCCGGGTTGCGCCCCTCGACCTTGCCGAGCACCGTCGCGGCGCCGCCGTCGGTGACGCGGTTGAGCCGCACCAGCGGCGTGTTGCCGATCGACTGCGAGTTGTCCGGATAGATGCGTGCCATGCCCGTCGCCTCCCGCGCCCCGCCCGCCTAGGCCGACCTGCCGAGCGCCTGCTCGATGTCCGCGATGATGTCCCCGACGTGCTCGATCCCGATCGAGAGCCGGATGAAGTCCGGCGTCACGCCCGTCGCCAGCTGCTCCTGCGCCGAGAGCTGCTGGTGGGTCGTGCTCGCCGGATGGATCGCCAGCGACTTGGCGTCGCCGACGTTCGCCAGGTGCGAGACGAGCCCCAGCGAGTCGATGAACTTCTTCCCCGCCTCGATGCCGCCCTTGATGCCGAAGCCGATGATCGCGCCGGCTCCGCGCGGCAGGTAGCGCGCGACACGCTCCCGCTCCGCGCTCGAGGGCAGCCCCGGGTAGTTGACCCAGGCGACGCGCGGATGCTTCTCGAGCCACGCGGCGACCGCGAGCGCGTTCTCGGCGTGGCGCGGCATCCGCAGG includes the following:
- the cysK gene encoding cysteine synthase A; this translates as MARIYPDNSQSIGNTPLVRLNRVTDGGAATVLGKVEGRNPAYSVKCRIGANMIWDAEKRGVLKPGIEIIEPTSGNTGIALAFVCAARGYRLTLTMPETFSIERRRVLAALGANLILTPGAEGMKGAVARAEEIAASDRKRWFLPQQFRNAANPAIHEQTTGPEIWNDTDGGIDVLVSGVGTGGTISGVSRYLKNVRGRKIVSVAVEPKESPVITQKLAGQPLKPGPHKIQGIGAGFIPETLDLSVVDRVEQVESAEAIEYARRLAREEGLLVGISSGAAAAVAARLARQPEFAGKTIVTILPDLAERYLSTALFEGLGA